In Deinococcus maricopensis DSM 21211, one genomic interval encodes:
- the uvrC gene encoding excinuclease ABC subunit UvrC, with protein MQFEELPVLPTQSGVYIFRSVSGTPIYIGKAKNLRARVTQHFKAGGKSGKFTREAASLEFITARNEVEALVLEANLIKQHRPHYNVLLKDDKHYPFLKLTSEEFPMLIVTRRVLKDGGSYYGPYPDASAVRRVKNLVDTMFPLRKNSGIPLQKKPRPCLNFHMGRCLGPCVDAADRAEYARAVDDVKALLEGRAGSVVTGLKERMRDAALKQDFELAARLRDRVQAVEKLFGTEQHAFVSDETDLDFLGLAVAGEYAMVQLFRMRGGRVVGRDKRFLTNAGDSERGEVLGAFVQDYYTQATHVPPLVLIPEEFEDAALWSEFLSQKAGRKVELRTPHRGDKVDLIEMAQRNAQNGLESEMLLLEKRGDHPGLEALKEVLALPERPWRIEGYDNSNLFGTNIVSGMVVFEGGRARKGEHRRFKVRGLDHPDDYAAMRQTVHRRFSGSLSDKLPLPDLILIDGGRGQVNAALDALRELNLHIPLVGLAKREERIVLPSIYGAQWWLDTGTEVGRNRELLLPETHPALRTLIGVRDEVHHYAITYHRKLRGEGMLRSVFDDLPGIGQKRQDALLEHFSSLEDLASASVEDIARVPGMNARAAQAVKAFLQAREQNSAPA; from the coding sequence ATGCAGTTCGAGGAATTGCCAGTCCTGCCCACGCAGAGCGGCGTCTACATCTTCCGCAGCGTCAGCGGCACGCCGATCTATATCGGCAAAGCCAAGAACCTGCGTGCACGCGTCACGCAGCACTTCAAGGCCGGCGGGAAGAGTGGCAAATTCACCCGCGAGGCCGCCAGCCTGGAATTCATCACGGCGCGCAACGAGGTGGAAGCGCTCGTCCTCGAAGCGAACCTCATCAAACAGCATCGCCCGCACTACAACGTGCTGCTCAAGGACGACAAGCACTACCCGTTCCTGAAGCTCACCAGTGAGGAATTCCCGATGCTGATCGTCACGCGGCGCGTCCTGAAGGACGGCGGCAGCTACTACGGCCCGTACCCGGACGCGTCCGCCGTGCGCCGCGTGAAGAACCTCGTCGACACCATGTTCCCGCTGCGCAAGAACAGCGGCATCCCCCTCCAGAAAAAACCCCGCCCGTGCCTGAACTTCCACATGGGCCGCTGCCTCGGCCCGTGCGTGGACGCCGCCGACCGCGCCGAGTACGCCCGCGCCGTCGACGACGTCAAGGCCCTCCTGGAAGGCCGCGCGGGCAGCGTCGTCACGGGCCTCAAGGAGCGCATGCGCGACGCCGCGCTGAAACAGGACTTCGAACTCGCCGCGCGCCTCCGCGACCGCGTGCAGGCCGTCGAGAAGCTGTTCGGCACCGAGCAGCACGCGTTCGTGTCCGACGAAACCGACCTGGACTTCCTGGGCCTCGCCGTCGCCGGCGAGTACGCGATGGTGCAGCTGTTCCGCATGCGCGGTGGCCGCGTCGTCGGCCGCGACAAACGCTTCCTCACGAACGCCGGCGACAGCGAACGTGGCGAGGTGCTCGGCGCGTTCGTGCAGGACTACTACACGCAGGCCACGCACGTTCCGCCGCTCGTGCTGATTCCCGAGGAGTTCGAGGACGCCGCCCTGTGGAGCGAATTCCTCTCGCAGAAAGCCGGACGCAAGGTGGAGTTGCGCACGCCGCACCGCGGCGACAAGGTGGACCTGATCGAGATGGCGCAGCGCAACGCACAGAACGGCCTGGAATCCGAGATGCTGCTGCTCGAGAAGCGCGGCGACCACCCGGGCCTGGAAGCCCTGAAGGAAGTGCTGGCCCTGCCGGAACGCCCGTGGCGCATCGAAGGGTACGACAACAGCAACCTGTTCGGCACGAACATCGTGTCCGGCATGGTGGTGTTCGAAGGCGGACGCGCCCGCAAAGGCGAGCACCGCCGCTTCAAGGTGCGCGGCCTTGACCACCCCGACGACTACGCCGCCATGCGGCAGACCGTGCACCGCCGCTTCAGCGGCAGCCTTTCCGACAAACTCCCCCTCCCGGACCTGATCCTGATCGACGGTGGGCGCGGGCAGGTGAACGCCGCCCTCGACGCGCTGCGCGAACTGAACCTGCACATTCCCCTGGTGGGCCTCGCGAAACGCGAGGAGCGCATCGTGCTGCCCAGCATCTACGGCGCGCAGTGGTGGTTGGACACCGGCACGGAAGTCGGCCGGAACCGCGAGCTGCTGCTGCCGGAAACGCACCCGGCGCTGCGCACCCTGATCGGCGTGCGCGACGAGGTGCACCACTACGCCATCACGTACCACCGCAAACTCCGCGGCGAAGGGATGCTGCGCAGCGTCTTCGACGACCTGCCCGGCATCGGTCAGAAACGCCAGGACGCGCTGCTGGAACACTTCAGCAGCCTGGAGGACCTCGCGAGCGCCAGCGTCGAGGACATCGCGCGCGTGCCCGGCATGAACGCCCGCGCCGCGCAGGCCGTCAAGGCGTTCCTGCAGGCTCGCGAACAGAACAGCGCGCCCGCCTGA
- a CDS encoding DUF4142 domain-containing protein — MKKHALFLLAPLTLAACAPMMMAPNATTVDGLYMQAAAGGNLFEIQSSQVALKNSTSDAVRAFAQQMIADHTTAQNQLTALAAARGVPLPTQLPPELQLKVTSLSGLTGAAFDAAYAQEQVVSHQLNLSVQQNELTAGKDADVRAYAQAQVPIIQQHLEHARTLPGATAAPATP, encoded by the coding sequence ATGAAGAAACATGCGTTGTTCCTGTTGGCCCCGTTGACCCTCGCCGCCTGCGCGCCCATGATGATGGCTCCGAACGCCACGACGGTGGACGGCCTGTACATGCAGGCGGCGGCGGGTGGGAACCTGTTTGAGATTCAGTCGTCGCAAGTGGCGCTCAAGAACTCCACCTCGGACGCGGTGCGCGCTTTCGCGCAGCAGATGATCGCGGATCACACGACCGCGCAGAACCAGCTCACGGCCCTGGCGGCGGCGCGCGGTGTGCCGCTCCCCACGCAGCTGCCGCCGGAACTGCAGTTGAAAGTGACGTCGCTGTCCGGCCTGACCGGCGCGGCGTTCGACGCGGCGTACGCGCAGGAGCAGGTTGTCAGCCACCAGCTGAACCTCAGCGTGCAGCAGAACGAACTGACCGCCGGCAAGGACGCGGACGTGCGCGCGTACGCGCAGGCGCAGGTGCCGATCATCCAGCAGCACCTGGAGCACGCGCGCACCCTGCCGGGCGCGACGGCGGCCCCCGCCACGCCCTGA
- a CDS encoding EAL domain-containing protein → MTSPSIPHILQQARSYRGVDDERATLLFEQAAALARDARDGRLLADALNGLAGLEHARGDSHAALVRLREAHDLHRQVGNAAGQAAVLCNLGALYTDLGNYNTALEHLLAASTTLQGHDDPVRASNVAANLARVYEELQQPEPAEAHYRQALDLARANGHADGEMIFSMNYGDFQRKHGRYHHARRLLDRALALAGDRSAPAGAALHMLGQLHADEGDTDEALRAYDRALPLARAGEDLDAQLAIITSQAQAHLKRGAPAEARAALEDAIILAEDAGRHRTRAKLLDLLATAHAQEGAHARAYTVARRAHTAEADVLRAEADRQTRQLTTQYELERARQDLDAQRRKYDAEREAKEKAERETRERLVELERQALYDALTGLPNRLLLADRYRTAVEHASAHGERLTLGVIDLNKFKHINDTLGHHIGDLLLIEVARRLEPVIGPRDTVARTGGDEFVLILRDTPDDAAVLNAARRVVAAFDPTFTLETHDLNVRPSLGVAVYPDDARTWEDLFEHADKAMYNAKTRGSGFERHAAGDEGGFAPITLEGAVHHALALGQFDLMYQPLTLPDGRVRGAEALLRWEHPHFGSVPPGVFLPLAERTGLSVPIGAWVLQEACRVARHWDGRVLSVNLSPRQFTHPDLTTFVQDALDASGLSPHLLELEVSEEMLQRAPDRARAALTALRALGVRIVIDNFGAGFTSFAALKHAGVDGVKLDPALVRDLKGDGTHGRDEAMLEGVVRLAQAIHLDVIAKGVETPEQQAFLARLGVNAVQGFLFAHPQGAEAFARHLAAHPG, encoded by the coding sequence ATGACCTCCCCGTCCATTCCGCACATCCTGCAGCAAGCGCGTTCGTACCGCGGCGTGGACGACGAACGCGCCACGCTGCTGTTCGAGCAGGCCGCCGCCCTCGCCCGCGACGCCCGCGACGGCCGTCTGCTCGCGGATGCCCTCAACGGCCTCGCCGGCCTCGAGCACGCGCGCGGCGACAGTCACGCCGCCCTCGTGCGCCTCCGCGAGGCGCACGACCTGCACCGCCAGGTCGGCAACGCCGCCGGGCAGGCCGCCGTGCTGTGCAACCTCGGCGCGCTCTACACCGACCTCGGCAACTACAACACCGCCCTCGAGCACCTGCTCGCGGCGTCCACCACCCTGCAGGGCCACGACGACCCGGTGCGCGCCAGCAACGTCGCCGCGAACCTCGCCCGCGTGTACGAGGAACTCCAGCAGCCCGAACCGGCCGAGGCGCACTACCGCCAGGCCCTCGACCTCGCGCGCGCCAACGGGCACGCGGACGGCGAAATGATCTTCTCCATGAACTACGGCGACTTCCAGCGCAAGCACGGCCGCTACCACCACGCGCGGCGCCTGCTGGACCGCGCCCTCGCCCTCGCCGGGGACCGCAGCGCCCCCGCCGGCGCGGCCCTACACATGCTCGGCCAGCTGCACGCCGACGAGGGCGACACCGACGAGGCCCTGCGCGCGTACGACCGCGCCCTGCCGCTCGCCCGCGCCGGCGAGGACCTCGACGCGCAGCTCGCCATCATCACCAGTCAGGCGCAGGCGCACCTGAAGCGCGGCGCGCCCGCCGAGGCGCGCGCCGCGCTGGAAGACGCCATCATCCTCGCCGAGGACGCCGGACGGCACCGCACCCGCGCGAAACTCCTCGACCTGCTCGCCACCGCGCACGCCCAGGAGGGCGCGCACGCGCGCGCGTACACCGTCGCGCGCCGCGCGCACACCGCCGAAGCGGACGTCCTGCGCGCCGAAGCGGACCGTCAGACGCGTCAACTCACCACGCAGTACGAACTGGAACGCGCCCGCCAGGACCTCGACGCGCAGCGCCGCAAGTACGACGCGGAACGCGAAGCGAAAGAGAAGGCCGAGCGTGAAACGCGCGAACGCCTCGTGGAACTCGAACGTCAGGCGCTGTACGACGCCCTCACCGGCCTCCCGAACCGCCTGCTGCTCGCCGACCGTTACCGTACCGCCGTGGAGCACGCCAGCGCGCACGGCGAGCGCCTCACCCTCGGTGTCATCGACCTGAACAAGTTCAAGCACATCAACGACACGCTCGGGCACCACATCGGCGACCTGCTGCTCATCGAGGTGGCGCGCCGCCTGGAGCCGGTCATCGGCCCGCGCGACACGGTCGCCCGCACTGGCGGGGACGAATTCGTGCTGATCCTGCGCGACACACCCGACGACGCCGCCGTCCTGAACGCCGCGCGCCGCGTCGTCGCCGCGTTCGACCCGACCTTCACGCTCGAAACGCACGACCTGAACGTCCGCCCCAGCCTCGGCGTCGCCGTGTACCCCGACGACGCCCGCACCTGGGAGGACCTGTTCGAGCACGCCGACAAGGCCATGTACAACGCCAAGACGCGCGGCAGCGGCTTCGAGCGGCACGCCGCCGGCGACGAGGGCGGCTTCGCGCCCATCACGCTCGAAGGTGCGGTGCATCACGCCCTCGCGCTCGGGCAGTTCGACCTGATGTACCAACCCCTCACCCTGCCCGACGGGCGCGTGCGCGGCGCGGAAGCGCTGCTCCGCTGGGAGCACCCGCACTTCGGCAGCGTCCCGCCCGGCGTGTTTCTGCCGCTCGCGGAACGCACCGGCCTGAGCGTCCCCATCGGCGCGTGGGTCCTGCAGGAAGCGTGCCGCGTCGCCCGTCACTGGGACGGACGCGTCCTGAGCGTGAACCTCAGCCCGCGGCAGTTCACGCACCCGGACCTCACCACCTTCGTGCAGGACGCACTCGACGCGTCCGGCCTCAGCCCGCACCTGCTGGAACTCGAGGTCAGCGAGGAGATGCTGCAGCGCGCCCCGGACCGCGCGCGCGCCGCCCTCACGGCCCTGCGCGCCCTGGGGGTCCGCATCGTCATCGACAATTTCGGCGCGGGCTTCACGAGCTTCGCGGCGCTCAAGCATGCCGGCGTGGACGGCGTGAAACTCGACCCGGCGCTCGTGCGCGACCTCAAGGGAGACGGCACGCACGGCCGGGACGAGGCGATGCTCGAAGGGGTCGTGCGCCTCGCGCAGGCCATTCACCTCGACGTGATCGCCAAGGGCGTCGAGACGCCCGAGCAGCAGGCGTTCCTCGCGCGGCTCGGCGTGAACGCCGTGCAGGGGTTCCTGTTCGCGCACCCGCAGGGCGCCGAGGCGTTCGCGCGGCACCTCGCCGCGCACCCCGGCTGA
- a CDS encoding oxidoreductase codes for MYTTMPRMLCIQLKPLLRWPFERRFIVNVGVLERAARAGAAHRPDPHTNRTKAALNRRTRTSGADYAREGISMTRMDTGFTHENPRAVAERMAAAECTPPLDVDDGAARVYDPVVRGLNEPGVPTFGAFLKDEEPCS; via the coding sequence GTGTACACCACCATGCCGCGCATGCTGTGCATTCAGCTGAAGCCGTTGCTGCGTTGGCCATTCGAGCGGCGATTCATCGTGAATGTGGGCGTCCTGGAAAGAGCCGCTCGCGCGGGCGCAGCACACCGACCAGACCCGCATACGAACAGGACCAAGGCGGCGCTGAATAGGCGGACACGCACCAGCGGCGCGGATTACGCCCGCGAGGGCATCTCCATGACCCGTATGGATACGGGCTTCACCCACGAGAATCCGCGTGCTGTTGCGGAGCGGATGGCCGCGGCGGAGTGCACCCCGCCGCTGGACGTGGATGATGGGGCGGCCAGGGTATACGACCCGGTCGTGCGCGGCCTGAATGAACCGGGTGTACCGACGTTCGGGGCGTTCCTGAAGGATGAGGAGCCATGCTCATAG
- a CDS encoding S8 family peptidase, with translation MRQTILFLTLAVSLAACSQPTTPADGTLYGAAFQPTAGAHLSAASTTNGQRIWSDGQRMWSDSFRMWSDGQRMWSDGQRMWSDGTFQPAPDNTAAFRLIGLDRAQARAPRLGAGVTVAIIDTGVDADHPVLRGSVTGGHDYLRDLDDGAEGGRDGDPAYGHGTAVASMVLQVAPDAKLLSMRVIGPDGSGSEADVARAIRDAADRGANIINLSVSGAAPNGGVRAAIVDVTRRGVLVVGSAGNTGAPRPEAPAVQMAQPDPAGERALSVSGTDNAGTLTAWTNRGSEVNAPGVALTAAYPDGRAVHATGTSFSAPLVSGTLALALGQGARPADLADELKDATRDGLLDAATLLSNLH, from the coding sequence GTGCGCCAGACGATTCTGTTCCTGACGCTCGCGGTCAGCCTGGCCGCGTGCAGTCAACCCACCACGCCCGCCGACGGCACCCTGTACGGCGCGGCCTTCCAACCCACCGCCGGCGCGCACCTCAGCGCCGCCAGCACCACCAACGGCCAGCGCATCTGGAGCGACGGCCAGCGCATGTGGAGTGACAGCTTCCGCATGTGGAGCGACGGCCAGCGCATGTGGAGCGATGGGCAGCGCATGTGGAGCGACGGCACCTTCCAACCCGCTCCCGACAACACCGCCGCCTTCCGCCTGATCGGCCTGGACCGCGCGCAGGCCCGCGCCCCCCGCCTCGGCGCCGGCGTCACCGTCGCCATCATCGACACCGGCGTCGACGCCGACCACCCCGTCCTGCGCGGCAGCGTCACCGGCGGCCACGACTACCTCCGCGACCTCGACGACGGCGCGGAAGGCGGCCGCGACGGCGACCCCGCGTACGGGCACGGCACCGCCGTCGCCAGCATGGTCCTGCAAGTCGCGCCCGACGCGAAACTCCTGTCCATGCGCGTCATCGGCCCGGACGGCAGCGGCAGCGAAGCGGACGTCGCCCGCGCGATCCGCGACGCCGCCGACCGCGGCGCGAACATCATCAACCTCAGCGTCAGCGGCGCCGCCCCCAACGGCGGTGTCCGCGCCGCCATCGTGGACGTCACCCGCCGCGGCGTCCTGGTCGTCGGCAGCGCCGGCAACACCGGCGCGCCCCGCCCCGAAGCGCCTGCCGTGCAGATGGCCCAGCCCGACCCGGCCGGCGAGCGCGCGCTGAGCGTCAGCGGCACCGACAACGCCGGCACCCTCACCGCCTGGACGAACCGCGGCAGCGAAGTGAACGCCCCCGGCGTGGCCCTCACCGCCGCGTACCCGGACGGGCGCGCCGTGCACGCCACCGGCACCAGCTTCAGCGCGCCGCTCGTGAGTGGTACGCTCGCACTGGCGCTCGGGCAGGGCGCGCGCCCCGCCGACCTCGCCGACGAACTCAAGGACGCCACCCGGGACGGCCTGCTCGACGCCGCCACCCTGCTCTCCAACCTGCACTGA